The Musa acuminata AAA Group cultivar baxijiao chromosome BXJ3-6, Cavendish_Baxijiao_AAA, whole genome shotgun sequence region GACAAGTTCAAGTGTGGATCCAATGTCTTCTGGAAATggtcaaaatagaagaaaaagtgCATGTAATCCTCGCTCTATGTACCTTAATGACTCTCTGaacaatttatttttattgtatCTCATCAATCTCTGTCCGTTCTCTCTGCCGTTTTTCTCCAACTTTGTGTCcttgtttaaattttttttctagcACTTTCAAGTTCTTTATGAACTATTGTCATAGATCAAATTTCAGAAACAATTAACATGGAACATTGGGATGGCTAAGTACTTCAATAAACACTATATATGGGAGGAGAGCCAACAATGATTCATGCTTAAGGCCTTGAACATGATTCTACAAAAGCTGCCATGATGTGTTGTTGGAATTGTAAGGACATGTTATCATCATCCAATTGTACTATTACAAGTATTTTCATCCCTTTTTGTTGCTGGTTTAATCTAAATGTCAATTATGCATGCAGCTAGCAAATAAGGATGTAAATACTTTGCAACTTTGATGTTAAATGAAGATTAGATTTTTGACTTTGATCCGATCTTACATGGCATCATCATACAAACTAGACCTTTAGTTGTTGTGCAAAGCCAAATCCCCAAATCATCTCAAGTACTTTTCAACCTAATGTTTGCTCTTCAGAGGGAGACCCTTTCTAACTCTTTGCATTGGCTGATCCACATCATGTTGGACATGAGTTTAGGACATAAATCCTAATTAGTTACGTAGCTTGTCTTTCTGTGATGGAATGTTGTCTCCCACTAATCACTCTCATTGCTCGCGTAATCCGCATCTTAGAATGATTAGGCGCAAAGTCGAAAAGAAGATCCTCAAGTGTCATTCTCCTTCCTTGCTTTGTAATCCACATTGTTAGAATGATTAAACACAAAGAAGATACTTAATCGTCACTCACACTTTTTGCAATCCACATCATTAGCAGGATAATTAGATGCCAACCTAAAAGAAGTTTCCTTGTGTCGATCTCAAGCCCATAGCTTTCATGAACACACACATTGCTCTCATGAAAGCTAAAGCGAGAGCAGCAAGGCCCCATGCCAATCATCACGGCAACAAACCCTACTCCGGAACTCTCATGTCCATGTCTAACCCAAACCTAATTCTCTGATCTTAAGTGAGACCAAGAAAATATTTTACGGTATGAAAATTATTATACACAGCATATTATGCGATTGGGTCGCGTTAGGATTAGACTAGGTTAGGTCACGAGATGGTTAGACTCAAAGTTGGATTTGAATTATAACATGATCAGTTTAGTCGTCAATCCAAATCATGACTTTGATCATACTCGACCCATTTTTCGCATGTAGGTCATATATAAGAAGGAGAATTTTAAGAAAGATAATATTTATATCTCATAAATTATATATCATTCCACCTTGTTCCTTAGAAAAAGATTATATTACAATGCATCTAATGAGACCCCTTTGATGGTTATGTCAACTTTGACTTCTTTATATGGGTGACAAATACTTAGTAAATAGTTTAATAGCTGATGGTCAACATAGTTGACAAATGTTCATAAGCAGTTTAAGAAGCTAAAATAGTTTTAGGAAGCTAAAATAGCATATACAGTAATTTAGTGAAGATCAAACTCCATATACTATCTAGTCTCGATTGAtcgaaaataataatcatataaaaTCTATTTGTTAGGTATGATCTCGTCAAGATAGCCTTCTATTTTGGTGCGCCGTCACAAACAATTCTACTATTTTATCCCATCCAACGCGAATCTTTCCCTCACACTAATTATTGGGAAATCTAACACTTGGATTGGATGAACTCAAGTCCAATCATACTGGTGTGTGTGTTTGGTTCCATCCATGTATACGTAGGAGTTTGGTAGTCCAAAGCTTATCACATTGACGACATAGACAGCGACATGCTTGCGTGAGCTCCACCCTCCTCTCACAACAATAAGCGAAGCCAACTCCATTGCTTTTGTCGCACAAGATTGCCATCATACACTTTAAAGTCTACAAACGTATCATGAATGCCAAGGAAACACCATTGACGATCGATACACAGTGCAGTAGAGTTAGAGGAAATGGGGGAAGAGCGCCTCATCATCACTTGGGCGAGCTCTGTGTTATTGGAAGCGACAGATGTGAGAAGAGTGAGTACGGCATATACGTGCATGGTGTGGTGGCGTGGTTTCGAGGACTCTCTGGTCGGCCTTTGGGGGTTGCCATGATCTCAGTTCGGCAAGCTCACTTCGTCGAGATCATCCAGGGATAAGAACACCTCGTCGAGGCACGACAGCtcggtgccgccgccgccgccgtcgtcgtGCGCGCTCGCCTGCGAGCAGCACTCCTGTACGCGGCATATCACCCATTTGTTGAACTCCTGGGTGGTGTAATGGAAGAAGCTCGTGTTAGCTACGAGAGCCgaagaagaagagggggaggaggaggaggaagaagaaatggTTACTGGTTGTCCTCTCTTCCTTCTGGTGCTGCTGCAGGTTGAGCTCCCACCATGAACAGTATCATTCAGCAAacggtactcatgcatgagccAGTTGGTTCTGATGCCGTCGGGAGGTTGGCCGATGTAGTATTTGAGCGTCGTCTTCACACCGACATCCTTATTGCCGCTGGTTACGACCTCGTCGGTGCCCACTGGATTCCAGTATCCACTGACCGATGCTCTGTCTTCGCTTCTGCTCGTGAAGAAGTACCAACACCTGTTACCTCCTTGAAACGCTTTACCTAACAGGACACACACCACGtacatcagagagagagagagagagagaaagagcgacagagagagagagagagagagagagagagaggggggggggggggggggggggggtgggggatcACCATGGAAGTTCGATGGATCACAACGATGGAGATCGAGAGTGGGGATGATGTCGGGATGGAAAGGGAGGAGAGCGGTCTTGGGGTAGAGGAAATGGACGACGAGCTCTTCGTCGGAGGGGAAGAAACGGAAACCAGGCGGGAGATCCACAGCTCCTTCTCCCATGGCTGGTCTGGTACAAGAGAGAGCAAGGAAAAGCAGTGAGCAGGAGAACGAAGAGAAGATGCGGAGGCAAGCATTTATAGGCGATCGAGCAATTGGCGTTTGGCAGTCGGTGTGATTCTAATGGCGTTGGAGAGACGTGCAAGCGAAGAAGACCACATCACAGCAATGGAAAGCATTTTTATGGTTTATTGCAAAGTTGAAGCTTATTAGAAacccaaaaaatattatatatatatatatatatatatatatatatatatatatatatatatatatataattatatatatatatatatatatataaggataattttcttctttaggtTGTAAATATGGATGTACAATAATTAAgtatcaaaagataaatgaaatatattttcaaatctcgagacactcaaaacataaaaatactcataattaatcaatcATTTTTACAAATAAAAGCTAAAGGACATTTTACTCATATTAACTGACATTTAGATATATGTCGTCTTACTTTGTCTTTGCCAATATGGTCTCTTTGTCTTAATCTTTCCGATGTTTACTCACCACTAaccttttttttcattatttatatatatatatatgttattattaATCGAGGATTAGGTAATTAACACAATTCATTTATTGGTCTCACATTTATGTGCCATCAAATGGCATTACGACAAGTCACAAACAAACTTCAATGCACTTCGCTTTCTTCAGATGGATACAGTTCGTcgtgttcatctctctctctctctctctctctctcaaactccATTCTATATCAGCTTTAATGTCAGCTGTGTGATCGATGATGCACCGGAGATTTTATACACGAGTGTCGGCACTCGAAGCCAATGAAAGCTAGTGAGATGTGCACTCAACAAGGAACAAGAGCGAGAGCACCATGAAGCTGGTGAGACGTCGCTTCCAGATGTTACTAGTTACTACCACACGAACAAGGAGACATGAGAAAGGACGGTAGAGATGGGGATGTAACTCAACTACACTGGAACAGACCGAACCCGTTTCGGCATCCGATAACCGACCgacaaatataatattttcaatcCAATGCAATTTCGATAGAttagacctctctctctctctctctctctctctctctctctctctctctttcaatcCAATGACATAGAGAGAGAAGCAAGTTATGAACTCCAAATAAATCTCACTCGGTAACTACTAACATCAACATATGCTGGTATGACCAGAAGAGGATGCCCATGTCATGCCACCCCAACAAGCACGTCACCACTTTCCCCGTCACTTTCCACTCTTTTCACCATGAACAGCATTGCTGAGATGGTGACCAATGTTGAGAGCATCACTTGAAAAAGAAACCACCATCTTTGCCCATTCATATATATAATACACCCTACAGAATAGTGTGTACCTCTTTGTTGCTTCTGCTTCGTGTCCCAAAACCAGGCAATGATTGCCAGGGCTACATACTTTGTGCTCCTCTACGCCGTGCTCTCCTCATTAGGAAATGTGCTGCTTCTTTTATCACCACCACGGAAGAAGGGATGGCATCAAAGATAAAAAGCTCGAGTCCACCACCCTTTTAGTGGTTGGTTGGTACACCATTGCACGTTCGCACCAAAATCTCAGGCCACAGAAGACTCGGGAgagctcttcttcctcctccggtgACGTCGTAATGATGGGATGTTGCCATCCCAAAGTGATCCTCCCCTCGCAAACAACAACCCTATCATGGTGGGAGGTGACCAAGTCTTGCAGCATGGAGAGGACGTGGTTGCTCGATGCTTTCTGAGGGAAGATGAGGTTGGGTTCTTGCAGGAGAGCATGATGTTTGCACCAATTAAAGGGGGTTGTGAGACCTTCACTTTGATCCGGTTCAGGCTATTTTTGGCGTGTCATCTGAGACCTTGTGAGGAAACTAGAATGGTTGAGCAATGGGTGGCACTGCCATGCCATTAGGACTCGGTGGTGGTCGTGGTTGGAGGCTGCACTCTTGGAACTTGATGATGCAAGGGTGGCAACTCTTGTCACTCTCTTCGTTCACCTGCTCCCAAAGCTGTCATTTGGCAAAGACAATATTAGCTCACATCAAGAGAAGACGTGAATAATAGTGATCGCATGATAACTGGGGAAGTAATTAGCATATGACAAATCAGTTTACTGAGAGGTGACAAATAATCAGTAATCATATGATAGCATAGTTGCTTAGATTGGCTCACATGCTTTGAGAAACACTCGAGTTGCTTTTGAGTCATGAGGCCCATGCTTTATGGATCACAGTATCTAACAGTCACAAAACAATATATTTAAAAGTTTAATATCACTAGAATAAGGATTTAAGATATACACAGGAGGTTAATAGAaaagatggaaaaaaaaataacattaaatttttaaaagaatatttatattcatgaatatctcataaaTTAGAAGTAACTTCTGAAGAATAAATTACTGTATATGGATTGCACATATCCATACGAATCCATAAATATGCTGATTAGATGGATGAGACAACTTGGATTAGTGATACGAGGACGAAAAAGTTAACAGAACTACAGAAGAGAACTTGAAGAAGATAATAAGTTTCTAACAAAATGGAGTATCCAATCTTGTAGTAGACAAAACAAATAAGAGAATCGTCCAAAGAAGCCGAATCTTACTTGAGAAATGCACCATGAGCAATAAGTTTATAGTTTAATTCCGCAATCAAGGAATACACGAATCCAACTTTCATGATGTAACAATTTAAACCTAAACCTGAAAACTTAATTCTTAAGTTTCATCCTTAACAGAGAACAAAGTACTAGGCAACCTGGTATAGAAATGCTAGAGATATTCTCATAAATCATATTTACTTTATCGCCTCATGCCAAAACATTGTCAAAAAAGTATCAAAGTGATATCCTGCAACCACTTATGGGCACAATATATTGAATTTCTTTGCCAAGAATAAATCAAGTTAATTCATTATGGAAGTAAACCGATCAATATGTGAAATCTCAGACAAGGATATTTATTTAGTGATAAGTTCCTAACAAGTTCCTGCTTTGTCGTTTGCCATTTACAAACAAACCAATGATAGATAAAGTGATCTGTGTGAGTTAAACTGGTGGAGATATTGGCAAAAGGCATAGCTGAAAACTCTAGGACAACTAGAACGAAAGAAGTAATCAAAAGTTAAAAAGTTGATTGTTGTTAACAATAGTTTAGCAATttggaaaaaagagaaagaagccTCATATAtggcaaagaaaaaaaataataaaaactatTTGGTTGCTAGGAGGAGGCTATCAGAGGAGCTTTAAGAACTTGCAGCATAGGTACATGTCACATTGACTTACTAAGCATCAACCCTCATAAATTTTTCTTACCATTCTTGGACAGAAAGCAACATCTTTTTTACCATCTTCAGTTGATGTTTTCACAGGACTAGTCAGTCAAACCATTAACTTTGACATTTTAACCTTCTGACAACACAAGAAGACCTCCAGTTTTTCAATTGAGAAAGTTTTTGATGAATGAATAAGTTAAGTGATTGGAAAACCAGATTGATACTGTCAGTGCAAAAGCTGATGACTCTTCAGATGGCCTCAATTCATATAGCAGTCCAGGATATAAATGTGACTACCAATTGCTATTGCAAAAATTAATGCAAAGTTTCCTTTCACAAACATCAAGATGATCTATTCCTTAATAATTATCATTGACACTAACCTGACACTGCTTGTATTCTACACTATCTCTTGCATCAATCATGTGATCCACCAGAGTAGCAAGCAAGCTATAGATCTCCTCTGCTTGATAATGTGACTTGTCGTACGCTACAAACATATGTTTTGCACTCCTCACCTCCAACCAACTGTAACCTGGGTCCTTCTGCAATCTTTTTTCCTTCATAAGCAACCTGACGCGTCGAACATCATCCCACAAGCCAGCTGCAGCATAAATGTTGGACAACATAGTATATCTCGCCCCATTTTTAGGATCTAATTTAAATAGGGACTCAGCAGCTATATTAGCAATCTCTAAGTTCCCATGCACCCGGCATGCACCAAGGAGTGCTCCCCATATCCCTACGCTAGCCAAATCTCCTCCAGAAGCCAAACACTCTATAAACTGCATGGCTTCTTTAAGCTGATGTTTCCGCCCAAGGGTATCAATTAATGCACCATAATGCTCAGCCCTAGGGCATATTCCATGTTCTTTCTCCATCACACTAAGCATCCTGCATCCCTCAGAGGCCAGACCTGCATGGCTGCAGGCAGAAAGCACCCCTAAGAATGTGACATGATTTGGTTTGACGCCTGCTTTCACCATCCTTTCAAAGACGTCAAGTGATTGCTTTCCATGTCCATTCTGTGCAAACCCAGAAACAACTGAATTCCAAGACACAAGATCCCGTTCAGGCATTCTATCGAACACTGTAGAAGCGGAGACCATATTGCCACATTTTGCATACATGTCAATCAAGGCATTAAAAATGAAGACATTGAAAGAATCCGAACCAATGAACCTCCTAAAAGTAAACCCGTGCACTTGTTTCCCTCTTTCAATTAGTCCTAAACTTGCACAAGCACTTAAAATGGACACTAATGTGAATGGAGTTGGAATGACTCCTTCAGCCATCATCTGTGTGAAGAGCTCCAGCGCCGCTTCCTCCTCCCCATTCTGCTCATACCCAGAAATCAATGCTGTCCAAGACACAACATTACGCTCGGGCATGCTAGCAAACACCGCTCGAGCTTCTTCAAGTCTACAAGCTGATGCATATGCGCTGACCATTGAGGTCCAAGAAACAACATCTCTCCTTTTCATCCTATTAAATAAGCAACGGGAAGCATCGACATCACCACACTTCCCGTAAGCATCAATCATGACATTGGACATTATTAGATTCAGCTCAAGTCCAGAAACAATGACCGACGCATGTAACTGACGAAGACATCTCAAGGCCAACAAGCTAGCGCAAGCAACTGAAATACCAACTACTGTGAATTTATCCATGATGATGATGTCCTTTCGCATTTGGGAAAAGAGATCAAGTGCTTCCTCATGATGGCCATGGTGTGTGAGACTTGAGATCATGGTGTTATAACTAACAAGGTTTCGACCAGAGATTTGATCAAAAAATCTGTATGCTACGTCAAGACTGCCAGCGCGACAATAGGCAGCAAGCATGGTGTTATGAGATTGGTCATTCTTGAATCGAAGGTCATTGAAGGTTGATTTAGCGCAAGGTAAGGAGCCACACCTGGAGTAGATGTCAATGAGGCAGTTGGCAATGAGGGTGTGTTGGGTGAGCGCAGTCTTGGTGAGGCAAGCATGCAGGCAATGACCAAGCTTAAGATTCTTGGTGGCAAGGCACTGTTCAATGTGGGAGAGGAAGAAAGCGATGGTGTCAGTGGCAGCGATGCACATGGGGCTGGTGGTGATTTCTGCAAGAGCAAGATGTGTCACCGGTTGGCATAGTGCTTATAAAGGTTAAGAAAGCTATGTGAGGATAAaaaaagttctaagtttagagaGACACTGGAATTAAAAAACTAATCCATCGAAACAAATCATTCATGGGAGAAGAAAACCCATTTATTATGGTGCATAACTGCATATCAATACAGTAGGTCAATAAAGGTAAAAAGGGGAAAGATCATATAACTCCAATTATACAACATTGTTTGTGGAATCTGTCATTCATCTAAAGATCTCTTTGAAACTATGCCGTGATTCATCCATATGAATGTACAGACTATTAAGCTAGTGAAGTCAAAGCAGAATTATGCTTAATGGAGCTGCAGTTAAAAGGCAGATAGCCTATAATAAATTTTCATATGCAGATTC contains the following coding sequences:
- the LOC103989099 gene encoding NAC domain-containing protein 104 gives rise to the protein MGEGAVDLPPGFRFFPSDEELVVHFLYPKTALLPFHPDIIPTLDLHRCDPSNFHGKAFQGGNRCWYFFTSRSEDRASVSGYWNPVGTDEVVTSGNKDVGVKTTLKYYIGQPPDGIRTNWLMHEYRLLNDTVHGGSSTCSSTRRKRGQPEFNKWVICRVQECCSQASAHDDGGGGGTELSCLDEVFLSLDDLDEVSLPN
- the LOC135640259 gene encoding pentatricopeptide repeat-containing protein At2g13600-like codes for the protein MCIAATDTIAFFLSHIEQCLATKNLKLGHCLHACLTKTALTQHTLIANCLIDIYSRCGSLPCAKSTFNDLRFKNDQSHNTMLAAYCRAGSLDVAYRFFDQISGRNLVSYNTMISSLTHHGHHEEALDLFSQMRKDIIIMDKFTVVGISVACASLLALRCLRQLHASVIVSGLELNLIMSNVMIDAYGKCGDVDASRCLFNRMKRRDVVSWTSMVSAYASACRLEEARAVFASMPERNVVSWTALISGYEQNGEEEAALELFTQMMAEGVIPTPFTLVSILSACASLGLIERGKQVHGFTFRRFIGSDSFNVFIFNALIDMYAKCGNMVSASTVFDRMPERDLVSWNSVVSGFAQNGHGKQSLDVFERMVKAGVKPNHVTFLGVLSACSHAGLASEGCRMLSVMEKEHGICPRAEHYGALIDTLGRKHQLKEAMQFIECLASGGDLASVGIWGALLGACRVHGNLEIANIAAESLFKLDPKNGARYTMLSNIYAAAGLWDDVRRVRLLMKEKRLQKDPGYSWLEVRSAKHMFVAYDKSHYQAEEIYSLLATLVDHMIDARDSVEYKQCQLWEQVNEESDKSCHPCIIKFQECSLQPRPPPSPNGMAVPPIAQPF